The Acetomicrobium flavidum genome window below encodes:
- a CDS encoding DNA translocase FtsK codes for MPERYSRRNKSRSKGKRETTRKLDAIFGSVQRAFDDLFVEEMHSEGIRRASKVLDFFLLLILFGVIYLIASIFTSWTGIIGESARDLMMSKWGLASVIPLCYVGYLSIALLVKRKIPAFMTQTTVAALLFLSAELMLGLIYIDNPNLENMRLCGSWGNFIASAALRSIGPLGIFLLGLMLAILVGLFYYQGNFKGLFSKMQTFFGDVLERIRKFKDSFRKKEPTDAVDMADIGMTDDDKDNQPQVSPRDTFEFSDEPSPELPLPDRDYVLTEVAEGEDAEDGYVIPLDVEPGKFPPPLDILGAPIDHDATADIKPMLEKYGAKIIDTLAEFGIEAELADIVQGPTVIQFRIQIAPGIKVSRIAALSNDLALALAVPSLRVEAPILGQPYVGIEIPNPKRRPVLLREVVESSNFIQSKYELPLPLGLTVDGTPMVVGLETLPHLLVAGTTGSGKSVFISSCLIGLCFDRRPDEVKLLLIDPKRVEMTFYEKLPHVLTPPIVETKEAVAALAWAISEMERRYDMFAKARVRNIGSYNEKVLPKDRLYNLVIVVDELADLMMTSPKEVEDYICRLAQMARATGIHLILATQRPSVNVVTGLIKANIPARVAFTLPSQADSRTILDVGGAEKLLGKGDMLFLSPKFAKPVRIQAPWVDEDTISRFIKYTINIFGEPEYLNISEGNGSSHEAAYLDDPLLEEAVEVVLATGIASASRLQRQLRIGFTRAARLIDTMEQLGIVGPQEGSKPRDILIDEDRAREIIATALGGDRSGIDHN; via the coding sequence ATGCCGGAAAGATATTCGCGCAGAAACAAGAGCAGATCGAAGGGCAAAAGAGAGACGACAAGGAAGCTAGACGCTATTTTTGGTAGCGTTCAAAGGGCCTTTGATGATCTTTTTGTAGAGGAAATGCACTCCGAGGGGATCCGAAGGGCTTCCAAGGTGCTCGATTTCTTTCTGTTGCTGATTCTTTTTGGAGTCATTTACCTAATAGCCAGTATTTTTACCTCCTGGACCGGGATTATAGGTGAGAGCGCCAGAGATCTCATGATGAGCAAATGGGGATTGGCCTCGGTAATACCTTTGTGTTATGTAGGCTATCTCAGCATTGCCTTATTGGTCAAGCGTAAAATACCTGCCTTTATGACACAGACGACAGTTGCGGCGCTGCTTTTTCTCTCTGCTGAATTGATGTTAGGACTAATATACATTGATAATCCTAATCTAGAAAATATGCGCCTCTGTGGAAGTTGGGGCAATTTTATCGCATCCGCAGCCCTAAGAAGCATAGGCCCCTTAGGCATCTTTCTTCTGGGGTTGATGCTTGCTATTCTCGTGGGGTTGTTTTACTACCAAGGCAACTTCAAAGGGCTATTTTCGAAAATGCAGACGTTCTTTGGAGATGTGCTGGAAAGGATAAGGAAATTTAAGGATTCGTTTAGAAAGAAAGAGCCTACTGATGCGGTTGACATGGCTGACATCGGTATGACTGACGACGATAAAGATAATCAACCTCAAGTTTCACCACGGGACACTTTTGAATTTTCCGATGAACCATCGCCCGAGTTGCCCCTGCCTGATCGCGACTACGTATTAACGGAAGTTGCGGAAGGGGAGGATGCCGAAGACGGTTACGTCATTCCTCTTGATGTAGAACCCGGTAAATTTCCGCCACCACTGGATATATTGGGCGCTCCAATCGATCATGACGCTACTGCCGACATTAAGCCAATGTTAGAAAAGTACGGTGCAAAGATCATCGATACACTTGCTGAATTCGGCATAGAAGCGGAGTTGGCGGATATAGTTCAGGGCCCCACGGTTATACAGTTTAGGATACAGATAGCTCCAGGCATAAAGGTAAGCAGGATAGCAGCCCTCTCTAACGATTTGGCTTTGGCCTTGGCAGTGCCAAGCCTGCGAGTGGAGGCGCCAATATTGGGACAACCCTATGTCGGCATAGAAATACCGAATCCCAAGCGGAGACCTGTGCTACTTAGGGAGGTAGTAGAATCTTCAAACTTCATTCAGTCTAAATATGAATTGCCGTTGCCGCTAGGACTTACCGTGGATGGGACGCCAATGGTGGTCGGGCTTGAAACCCTGCCCCATCTATTGGTCGCAGGGACGACGGGATCGGGGAAAAGCGTCTTCATATCGTCCTGCTTGATTGGCCTGTGCTTTGACAGGCGGCCGGACGAAGTTAAGCTGCTTCTTATAGATCCCAAAAGGGTGGAGATGACGTTTTACGAAAAGCTTCCTCACGTCCTTACCCCTCCCATAGTGGAGACCAAGGAGGCTGTAGCGGCACTTGCATGGGCCATAAGCGAGATGGAGCGAAGATATGATATGTTTGCGAAGGCGCGCGTCAGAAATATAGGTTCTTACAACGAAAAGGTGTTACCGAAAGATAGGCTGTACAACCTGGTCATAGTAGTAGATGAACTGGCAGACTTGATGATGACATCGCCCAAGGAAGTTGAGGACTATATCTGTAGACTGGCTCAAATGGCGAGAGCTACAGGCATCCACCTTATCCTGGCAACGCAGCGACCTTCGGTTAACGTCGTAACGGGTCTGATTAAGGCCAATATCCCGGCAAGGGTTGCCTTTACGTTGCCCTCTCAGGCCGATTCCAGGACCATATTGGACGTGGGGGGAGCCGAAAAGTTACTTGGAAAGGGAGATATGCTCTTCCTATCGCCCAAATTTGCCAAACCGGTGAGGATACAGGCTCCCTGGGTAGACGAAGATACCATAAGCAGGTTTATAAAATACACTATCAATATTTTCGGCGAACCGGAATATTTGAATATCTCGGAAGGCAATGGATCGAGTCATGAAGCCGCATATCTCGACGATCCTTTGCTTGAGGAAGCCGTGGAAGTAGTGCTGGCCACCGGAATAGCCTCAGCCAGTAGACTCCAGCGTCAGCTGAGGATCGGATTTACCCGTGCAGCCAGACTGATCGATACCATGGAACAGCTCGGCATCGTTGGACCACAGGAAGGGTCCAAACCCAGGGATATATTGATCGACGAGGACAGGGCAAGGGAGATAATAGCCACTGCCTTGGGAGGCGATCGAAGTGGGATCGATCATAACTGA
- the xseB gene encoding exodeoxyribonuclease VII small subunit has product MSFSKNIEELEKIIQRLEREALPLEEAMEIFERGVALVKNCQAYLAEVQQKVMLVDEGGNEKAWEAETQEENEN; this is encoded by the coding sequence ATGTCGTTTTCAAAAAACATTGAGGAACTGGAGAAAATTATCCAACGCTTGGAAAGGGAAGCCCTCCCCTTAGAAGAGGCCATGGAGATATTCGAACGGGGAGTAGCATTGGTTAAAAATTGCCAGGCCTATTTGGCTGAGGTCCAGCAAAAGGTTATGCTGGTGGACGAAGGCGGCAACGAAAAGGCATGGGAAGCGGAAACTCAAGAGGAGAATGAAAATTGA
- a CDS encoding TldD/PmbA family protein, whose amino-acid sequence MIFLSSDVFLEAMADIGKKSDAFCDLYLQRSLGHFATLEADKLEELASGVIRGCGFRLLRGGETHFGHIHRTTSGAVMKLICDTVEPLNISTKLPSMPQEELLTVNEGKEIPMIDASILRELSKIISQESKYITKVTLKLSATQKEIAIYTSQGKLVRETRFLSRFAAQVIVESNGKLYTGYEASGYSVPLDRFLELANMESIALEAARKALVGPECALCPAGKMPVVLSGEAGGTMIHEACGHALEGDIVYKDYSSFKGKLGEQVASPEVTLVDDATIKDAFGSYRYDDEGTPSQRTVLIENGILKAYLADVFCNKMWGLPLTGNGRRQSYMNPPTVRMSNTFLSPGKGKAEEIISKVPYGLFAKKLGGGETNPTSGDFLFHVEEGYMIEDGKITTPVRGAVLVGNGPQALKDILAVGDDIKLEVGFCGKNGQSVPVTDGQPTVLIKELVVGGSDL is encoded by the coding sequence GTGATCTTTTTGTCATCTGACGTGTTCCTTGAGGCAATGGCAGACATTGGAAAGAAGAGCGATGCCTTTTGCGATCTCTATTTACAGCGCTCATTAGGGCACTTCGCGACTCTGGAGGCAGACAAATTGGAAGAATTGGCCTCGGGTGTCATTCGAGGTTGCGGATTTCGATTGCTTCGCGGAGGCGAAACCCACTTTGGGCACATCCACAGGACCACGTCCGGAGCCGTCATGAAACTGATTTGCGATACAGTCGAGCCCTTGAACATATCAACAAAACTTCCTTCCATGCCCCAGGAAGAGCTCCTAACGGTCAATGAAGGCAAGGAAATTCCCATGATTGATGCGTCAATTTTGCGGGAATTGAGCAAAATTATATCACAGGAAAGTAAGTATATAACAAAAGTGACCTTAAAATTGAGCGCTACGCAGAAGGAAATAGCTATTTACACTAGCCAAGGTAAGCTTGTACGTGAAACAAGATTCCTGTCGCGGTTTGCCGCTCAGGTGATAGTTGAAAGCAACGGTAAGCTTTATACGGGTTATGAGGCAAGCGGGTACAGCGTACCCCTGGATCGTTTTCTTGAACTGGCGAACATGGAGTCTATAGCTTTGGAGGCAGCAAGAAAAGCCCTTGTTGGCCCCGAATGTGCCTTATGCCCTGCCGGGAAAATGCCAGTCGTTTTATCGGGCGAGGCGGGAGGAACTATGATACATGAGGCGTGCGGACATGCCCTGGAGGGGGATATTGTATACAAGGACTATTCTTCCTTCAAGGGTAAATTGGGCGAGCAGGTGGCCAGCCCTGAAGTCACTTTGGTAGATGATGCGACCATCAAGGACGCCTTCGGATCTTACAGGTATGACGACGAAGGAACTCCCTCCCAGAGGACCGTGCTTATAGAAAATGGAATTTTAAAGGCCTATCTGGCAGATGTCTTTTGCAATAAAATGTGGGGACTTCCCCTTACGGGAAACGGACGAAGGCAGTCTTACATGAATCCTCCAACGGTACGCATGTCCAATACCTTTTTATCCCCGGGCAAAGGAAAGGCGGAGGAGATCATATCGAAAGTGCCATACGGTCTTTTTGCAAAAAAATTAGGCGGAGGAGAGACCAACCCAACGTCAGGCGACTTCTTATTCCATGTAGAGGAAGGCTACATGATAGAAGATGGTAAAATAACAACTCCAGTCAGGGGAGCTGTACTTGTTGGCAACGGTCCTCAGGCATTGAAGGACATTTTGGCTGTCGGCGACGACATAAAGTTAGAAGTAGGTTTTTGCGGCAAAAACGGTCAGTCCGTCCCGGTAACGGACGGTCAACCGACGGTGCTTATTAAAGAGTTGGTCGTGGGAGGAAGCGACTTATAA
- a CDS encoding DUF4911 domain-containing protein: MGKMLQRDDLMMLPKKGFCKLLLSVPEPEIFYLSAIIDGYDNLGYIRKEDAPQDHVWIYFPLDMVSDVYEVLTLLKSEIDDLETVGELILMEE, encoded by the coding sequence ATGGGCAAGATGTTGCAGCGAGATGATCTCATGATGCTACCTAAAAAGGGTTTTTGCAAGTTGTTGTTAAGCGTTCCAGAGCCTGAAATTTTTTATTTGAGCGCCATAATTGACGGTTATGACAACTTGGGATACATCAGGAAGGAAGACGCACCACAGGACCACGTATGGATATATTTTCCACTAGACATGGTCTCTGATGTATACGAAGTCTTAACGCTCCTCAAAAGCGAGATCGATGATCTTGAAACAGTAGGGGAGCTTATTTTAATGGAGGAGTGA
- the rpmB gene encoding 50S ribosomal protein L28, whose translation MARICECCGRGPITGNNVSHSHRKTRRRWLVNLQVVNVDLGGGIKKRMKVCTRCLRSGLVKRAV comes from the coding sequence ATGGCTCGTATATGTGAATGTTGTGGGCGGGGCCCAATAACGGGAAATAACGTCAGCCACTCTCACCGCAAAACCCGCCGTCGTTGGCTCGTCAACTTGCAGGTTGTGAACGTAGACCTTGGGGGCGGTATCAAGAAACGAATGAAGGTATGCACCCGTTGTCTGCGTTCCGGTTTGGTCAAGCGGGCTGTTTAA
- the rlmB gene encoding 23S rRNA (guanosine(2251)-2'-O)-methyltransferase RlmB, producing the protein MKDETSDICYGHHPVMALIDEAPERCHKILVSESINKKLFEEIYDKARRYSIPISKVKPQALDRITDGASHQGIVAYVVKGKTGDMGKLLDMVSKANDKALVIIADKIKDPHNLGAIIRSAEVFGALGVIIPKRNSAFPNSTVHKTSAGASLRIMTVTVSNLVNSINELKEKGVWIVGLDQRAERHLWDKPPIGGKLAFVVGSEEMGISQVVAKACDDLRSIPMLGKTGSLNAAVAASIGMYEWARCCSEMIS; encoded by the coding sequence ATGAAGGACGAGACGAGCGACATTTGTTATGGACATCATCCGGTCATGGCACTTATAGATGAGGCTCCGGAACGTTGCCATAAGATATTGGTGTCTGAATCTATTAACAAAAAACTCTTTGAAGAGATATACGATAAGGCTCGCAGGTACTCTATTCCGATTTCTAAGGTAAAGCCACAGGCCTTGGACAGAATAACGGATGGAGCATCACATCAGGGCATAGTTGCCTATGTAGTAAAGGGAAAAACGGGAGATATGGGTAAATTGCTCGATATGGTTTCCAAGGCCAATGATAAGGCGTTAGTCATCATAGCAGATAAGATCAAGGATCCCCATAATTTGGGCGCCATAATTAGAAGTGCTGAAGTCTTCGGTGCTCTGGGCGTGATCATTCCTAAGCGCAACAGCGCATTCCCAAACAGCACAGTGCATAAGACAAGTGCTGGTGCCAGCCTAAGGATCATGACGGTTACCGTAAGCAACCTGGTGAACTCAATAAATGAACTTAAGGAAAAAGGCGTCTGGATAGTTGGCTTGGATCAAAGGGCTGAAAGGCACTTATGGGATAAGCCGCCCATTGGCGGCAAGTTGGCCTTTGTGGTAGGATCGGAAGAAATGGGCATATCGCAGGTCGTGGCCAAGGCTTGTGACGACTTGAGGTCCATTCCGATGCTGGGAAAAACGGGGTCCTTAAACGCTGCCGTTGCAGCAAGCATAGGAATGTACGAATGGGCAAGATGTTGCAGCGAGATGATCTCATGA
- a CDS encoding polyprenyl synthetase family protein, which produces MNHKNDLRVLFEQKKEIMDRYLSDTLAKRDIPERLAQCIAYSLLNGGKRVRPALCMILSERLGIMQDKVMPLAAAFEMAHTASLIHDDLPCMDNDDYRRGKLTNHKVYGEAMAVLAGDALLVFAFEHALQELPKQGFDKTNILNALGIFANALGPAGICGGQTLDMMQDAVKDEENYVWDMCERKTATLLRATLTAPAALAGADGKIMSHLYNYGTHLGISFQIVDDILDVTGSVQELGKTPGKDVKSGKLTFVTVYGLQRAKKLAEEETSKAIEAIVPLGGNFKIFVEIAEHFAGRSK; this is translated from the coding sequence TTGAACCACAAGAACGATTTAAGGGTACTCTTTGAGCAAAAGAAGGAAATAATGGACAGATACCTGTCGGATACATTGGCAAAAAGAGATATACCGGAAAGGCTGGCGCAATGCATCGCCTATTCGCTCCTTAACGGCGGCAAGAGGGTCAGACCGGCGCTTTGCATGATCCTGTCAGAAAGGCTCGGCATAATGCAGGATAAGGTCATGCCATTGGCTGCAGCCTTTGAAATGGCACATACTGCTTCTCTCATACACGATGACCTTCCTTGCATGGATAACGATGATTATAGGCGAGGAAAATTGACCAATCATAAGGTATATGGCGAGGCCATGGCAGTACTGGCAGGCGATGCCTTGCTTGTTTTTGCCTTTGAACATGCGCTTCAGGAATTGCCCAAGCAGGGCTTTGATAAGACGAACATACTGAACGCCTTGGGCATATTTGCGAATGCCCTAGGTCCTGCTGGCATCTGCGGAGGCCAAACGCTTGATATGATGCAGGACGCTGTAAAGGATGAAGAAAATTATGTTTGGGATATGTGCGAACGCAAAACTGCGACGCTTTTGCGTGCAACCCTGACTGCACCCGCTGCCCTGGCCGGTGCAGATGGAAAAATAATGTCACATTTATATAATTATGGGACACATTTGGGAATATCTTTTCAAATCGTAGATGATATACTGGATGTGACGGGTAGCGTTCAAGAGTTAGGCAAGACGCCTGGAAAGGACGTAAAAAGCGGAAAGCTTACCTTTGTAACTGTATATGGATTACAAAGGGCTAAAAAATTGGCAGAAGAAGAGACATCGAAGGCCATAGAAGCAATAGTCCCATTGGGCGGAAATTTTAAGATCTTTGTTGAAATAGCAGAGCATTTTGCCGGGAGGTCTAAGTAA
- a CDS encoding thiamine diphosphokinase — protein sequence MGSIITEAFAIERIPPISDEKVLVVAGGKLPSDAWLKTISKQFDVWVADKGIQCCRNIDVVPVAIVGDGDSSSLEDWDWAAERGAKIYRYPKDKDYTDLQLTLMQIGNIYRSPSVFVTAGLGGRLDHTLSNVFSLIWAQRWGVDALGFIGEDESFILLKDKERLTVHFDEKPFALSLLSLTPRSDGVSLKGVKWELEDVSLKLEEPFAVSNELRREERDVYLSIKSGCVGVYICLSEKRLKKAGF from the coding sequence GTGGGATCGATCATAACTGAGGCCTTTGCAATCGAGCGGATACCTCCTATCTCCGACGAGAAAGTCTTGGTAGTGGCCGGAGGTAAGTTACCAAGTGACGCATGGCTTAAGACAATATCAAAGCAATTTGACGTATGGGTTGCAGATAAAGGAATCCAATGTTGCAGAAATATAGACGTGGTTCCGGTTGCAATTGTGGGTGATGGAGACAGCTCCTCTTTGGAGGATTGGGATTGGGCTGCAGAAAGAGGGGCGAAGATTTATAGATATCCCAAGGATAAGGATTATACCGATCTGCAACTGACGCTTATGCAGATCGGCAATATCTACCGGTCGCCATCCGTCTTCGTCACTGCAGGGCTTGGGGGAAGGTTGGACCATACATTAAGCAACGTCTTTAGTCTAATTTGGGCCCAAAGATGGGGCGTTGATGCGCTGGGCTTTATTGGCGAAGATGAATCTTTTATACTCCTTAAAGACAAAGAAAGGCTGACCGTTCATTTTGACGAAAAGCCCTTCGCCCTTTCGTTGTTATCCCTTACGCCTCGGTCGGATGGGGTAAGTTTGAAGGGTGTAAAATGGGAATTGGAGGACGTATCCTTGAAGCTCGAAGAGCCCTTTGCTGTCAGTAATGAACTAAGAAGAGAAGAGAGAGATGTATATTTGAGCATTAAAAGTGGATGTGTAGGTGTGTATATATGTCTCAGCGAGAAAAGATTGAAAAAAGCGGGCTTTTAA
- the uvrA gene encoding excinuclease ABC subunit UvrA, with protein sequence MEQYIIVKGARQHNLKNIDVKIPKNKLVVITGPSGSGKSSLAFDTIYAEGQRRYVESLSAFARQFLGMQDKPDVDDISGLSPAISIEQKGISHNPRSTVGTVTEIYDYLRLLYGRAGTPYCHICGHEVHKYTVDEIVDLVLKRWPDRRLSILAPVIKRKKGEHKNLFLRLRQAGYARVRVDGQILWLEEDITLDKNRTHDIEVVIDRIRAQEAKRDRLSEAVEKSFELADGFVLLVIDEQEEELLTNKFVCPDCGISIPEVEPRLFSFNSPYGACPSCSGIGSYEYFSKDLAIDPERKVFEGAIIPWGKNHYMLRRLEALARTKGWDLNTPFKSLPQDVKDVIINGSNDRALMTYREHGEEFTYMGRYEGLIPWLERRWKETDSENVKEELARFRTEDICEACRGRRLRPEALAVRVAGYSIGDLVEMQVASLVNVIKKVNSQESQWNNVIRPVLEELSKRLSFLVDVGVGYLTLNRRADTLSGGESQRIHLATQIGSKLSGVLYVLDEPTIGLHPRDTDRLLRTIKSIKDLGNSIIVVEHDREVMLAADHIIELGPAAGEMGGNIVFEGSTEDIQNSNCLSALYLRGESSGVVFSPHNSRRKPKGFIKIYGAEENNLKSIDVTIPLGELVCISGVSGSGKSTLLYEIIFKGIKRLLDSDFRARVGKHRAIEGYSQLQNVVLIDQSPIGRTPRSNPATYTGVFTYIRELFSMLPEAKLRGYSMGRFSFNVRGGRCEACKGEGLVKVPMLFMPDAYVTCEVCKGKRYNRETLEVKFKGKNITDVLDMTVDEACEFFKDIPKIEKKLSVIKEAGLGYIRLGQPAPTLSGGEAQRVKLATELSKQFRGSTLYLLDEPTTGLHYTDVKKLLLLLHRLVDQGNTVVVIEHNLDFLVSCDHIIDLGPEGGDGGGYIIATGTPEDLAENKSSYTGRYIDAFLQDIRGGKYLVS encoded by the coding sequence GTGGAACAATACATAATCGTAAAAGGAGCAAGACAGCATAATCTAAAAAACATAGACGTAAAGATACCGAAGAATAAATTAGTGGTGATAACCGGTCCGTCAGGTTCGGGGAAATCGTCGCTGGCCTTCGATACCATATACGCAGAGGGACAACGGAGGTACGTGGAATCGTTGTCGGCCTTTGCAAGGCAGTTTTTGGGAATGCAGGACAAGCCCGACGTGGATGATATATCGGGCTTATCTCCTGCCATTTCCATAGAACAAAAGGGTATATCTCATAACCCCCGCTCTACGGTCGGAACGGTAACCGAGATTTACGATTACCTGAGGCTGCTATACGGAAGAGCCGGTACCCCCTATTGCCATATATGCGGGCATGAGGTTCATAAGTACACGGTGGATGAAATAGTCGATCTGGTATTAAAAAGGTGGCCGGACAGGAGGCTTTCCATTCTGGCACCGGTTATCAAGAGGAAAAAAGGAGAACATAAAAATCTTTTTCTCCGATTAAGACAGGCAGGATATGCAAGGGTACGCGTCGACGGCCAAATACTTTGGCTCGAGGAAGATATCACCTTGGATAAAAACAGGACGCATGACATAGAGGTGGTAATTGATCGCATACGAGCTCAGGAAGCAAAGAGAGATCGCTTGAGCGAGGCGGTAGAAAAGTCCTTTGAGCTCGCCGATGGCTTTGTGCTGCTGGTAATAGACGAGCAGGAAGAGGAGTTGCTGACCAACAAGTTTGTCTGTCCGGATTGCGGTATTTCAATTCCCGAGGTCGAGCCTAGGTTGTTTTCTTTCAACAGCCCCTATGGTGCTTGTCCTTCCTGTTCTGGGATAGGAAGTTATGAATATTTCTCCAAGGATTTGGCCATAGACCCGGAGAGAAAGGTATTTGAAGGGGCGATAATACCCTGGGGCAAAAACCATTATATGCTCAGGCGCCTTGAGGCACTTGCAAGGACAAAGGGTTGGGATTTAAATACACCATTTAAATCTTTACCTCAAGATGTGAAAGACGTCATCATAAATGGATCTAACGATAGGGCTTTGATGACATATAGAGAACATGGCGAAGAGTTCACGTACATGGGAAGGTATGAAGGACTTATTCCATGGTTAGAGCGAAGATGGAAAGAGACTGACTCGGAAAACGTAAAAGAAGAGCTTGCCAGGTTTCGCACCGAGGACATATGTGAAGCCTGCAGGGGCAGGCGCCTGCGCCCGGAGGCCTTGGCCGTAAGGGTCGCAGGCTACAGCATTGGCGACTTGGTTGAGATGCAGGTGGCATCCCTGGTAAATGTCATTAAAAAGGTTAACTCACAGGAAAGCCAATGGAATAACGTGATCAGGCCGGTCTTAGAGGAGCTTTCAAAGAGGCTTTCCTTCCTCGTGGATGTAGGGGTGGGCTATTTGACGTTGAACCGAAGGGCTGACACCTTAAGCGGCGGAGAAAGCCAGCGGATTCATCTTGCCACACAGATCGGTTCGAAGCTGAGCGGTGTACTTTATGTCCTAGACGAACCCACTATTGGCCTTCATCCCAGGGATACCGATAGGTTGTTGCGAACCATCAAGTCGATAAAGGACCTTGGCAACAGCATAATTGTGGTAGAGCATGACAGAGAAGTGATGCTGGCAGCCGACCACATAATAGAGCTTGGCCCGGCGGCGGGAGAGATGGGGGGTAACATAGTATTCGAGGGATCTACCGAGGACATTCAAAATTCCAATTGTTTATCTGCCCTTTACTTGAGGGGAGAAAGCTCCGGCGTCGTGTTTTCACCACATAACAGCAGGAGGAAGCCGAAGGGTTTTATAAAGATATATGGTGCCGAGGAAAACAATCTAAAATCCATCGATGTGACGATACCGCTAGGAGAACTGGTCTGCATAAGCGGCGTATCGGGATCGGGCAAAAGTACTTTGCTTTACGAGATAATATTCAAGGGCATTAAAAGGCTTTTAGACAGCGATTTCAGGGCCAGGGTCGGCAAGCACAGGGCCATCGAGGGATACTCACAGCTTCAAAACGTGGTATTGATCGATCAAAGCCCCATTGGGCGCACTCCAAGGTCCAATCCTGCGACGTATACAGGGGTTTTCACCTACATAAGGGAGCTTTTTTCAATGCTGCCCGAGGCAAAGCTTAGAGGCTATTCCATGGGACGTTTCAGCTTCAACGTAAGGGGAGGTCGCTGTGAGGCATGCAAGGGCGAGGGTTTAGTTAAGGTCCCTATGCTTTTCATGCCTGATGCTTACGTGACCTGTGAGGTTTGCAAGGGAAAACGCTACAACAGGGAAACGCTTGAGGTTAAATTTAAGGGCAAAAATATTACGGATGTCTTGGACATGACCGTAGATGAGGCCTGCGAATTCTTTAAGGACATACCTAAGATCGAAAAGAAGCTGTCAGTGATAAAGGAAGCAGGCTTAGGATATATTCGCCTTGGTCAGCCTGCCCCCACCTTGAGCGGAGGGGAAGCGCAGAGGGTAAAGCTTGCTACCGAGCTTTCAAAGCAGTTTAGGGGATCTACCCTTTACCTCTTGGATGAACCTACGACGGGATTGCATTACACGGACGTAAAGAAGTTGCTCTTGCTTTTGCACAGGTTGGTCGATCAGGGCAATACGGTGGTGGTCATCGAACATAACCTTGACTTTCTCGTCTCCTGCGATCATATCATCGATCTGGGGCCGGAGGGTGGAGATGGCGGAGGTTATATCATAGCTACCGGAACACCCGAAGATCTTGCGGAAAATAAAAGTAGCTACACCGGCAGGTACATCGATGCCTTCTTACAAGATATAAGAGGAGGAAAATATTTGGTATCATGA